A window of Diabrotica virgifera virgifera chromosome 9, PGI_DIABVI_V3a contains these coding sequences:
- the LOC126891055 gene encoding uncharacterized protein LOC126891055, with translation MGRFTGHSKALHHLPSKSLIHRDVKTDNILMYGNYFNLVDLGTSFDLSRLSNQKYDEAKLTILSTKELEHECTGGIYFTRDGLDACQVSLTDYANKNVIPKHALWDGLLDMCKALHYLHSKLLIHRDVKSDNILLYGNYFKLADFGTIFYLNTVSNQKYDGAKLTILPTGELEHECTGGIYLKMDRLDACQMSLTYYVIKNGIPKHALWDGLLDMCKALHHLHSKSLINRDVKADNILQSCCMENTLNWQILEQYFI, from the coding sequence ATGGGACGGTTTACTGGACATAGCAAAGCTTTGCACCATCTGCCCAGCAAATCATTAATACATCGAGACGTCAAAACAGATAACATCTTGATGTATGGAAACTACTTTAACCTTGTAGACCTTGGAACATCATTTGATTTAAGTAGGTTAAGTAACCAAAAATACGATGAAGCCAAGTTAACCATACTTTCAACGAAAGAGTTGGAGCATGAATGCACGGGTGGAATCTATTTTACAAGGGATGGATTAGATGCTTGTCAAGTGAGCCTTACAGACTAcgcaaataaaaatgttataccgaAACATGCATTATGGGACGGTTTACTGGATATGTGCAAAGCTTTGCACTATCTGCACAGCAAATTATTAATACATCGAGACGTCAAATCTGATAACATCTTGCTGTATGGAAACTACTTTAAACTGGCAGACTTTggaacaatattttatttaaatacggTAAGTAACCAAAAATACGATGGAGCTAAGTTAACCATACTCCCCACGGGAGAGTTAGAGCATGAATGCACGGGTGGAATCTATCTTAAAATGGATAGATTAGATGCTTGTCAAATGAGCCTTACATACTATGTAATTAAAAATGGTATACCGAAACATGCATTATGGGACGGTTTACTGGATATGTGCAAAGCATTACACCATCTGCACAGCAAATCATTAATAAATCGAGACGTCAAAGCTGATAACATCTTGCAATCTTGCTGTATGGAAAATACTTTAAACTGGCAGATTTTggaacaatattttatttaa
- the LOC126891056 gene encoding uncharacterized protein LOC126891056, whose protein sequence is MSLTDYANKNVIPEHALWDGSLNMCKALHSKSLIHRDVKADNILLSGNYFKLADFGTLFDLNTVSNQKYDGAKLPILSTGELEHECTSGIYLKRDGLEACQMSLTDMVYMRMHYGTVYWICAKLCTICTANH, encoded by the coding sequence ATGAGCCTTACAGACTAtgcaaataaaaatgttataccggAGCATGCATTATGGGACGGTTCGCTGAATATGTGCAAAGCTCTGCACAGCAAATCATTAATACATCGAGATGTCAAAGCTGATAACATCTTGCTGTCTGGAAACTACTTTAAACTGGCGGACTTTGGAACATTATTTGATTTAAATACGGTAAGTAACCAAAAATACGATGGAGCCAAATTACCCATACTCTCCACGGGAGAGTTGGAGCATGAATGCACGAGTGGAATCTATCTTAAAAGGGATGGATTAGAGGCTTGTCAAATGAGCCTTACAGACATGGTATACATGAGAATGCATTATGGGACGGTTTACTGGATATGTGCAAAGCTTTGCACCATCTGCACAGCAAATCATTAA